From the Gramella sp. Hel_I_59 genome, one window contains:
- a CDS encoding DUF1801 domain-containing protein, translating into MQIEANSPEQYISAVPAERREALENLRKTILENLPKGFEETMNYKMIGYVVPHSIFPDGYHCNPELPLPFTHLANQKNYLALYHSGIYADAELRNWFVVNYKSITGKKPDMGKSCVRFKNMQTIPYDLIGELMTRMTIEEWITLYQNR; encoded by the coding sequence ATGCAAATTGAAGCAAATTCTCCAGAACAGTATATTTCCGCAGTTCCAGCAGAAAGAAGAGAAGCACTTGAAAATTTGAGAAAGACCATTCTGGAGAACCTACCCAAAGGCTTCGAGGAAACCATGAATTATAAAATGATAGGTTACGTGGTGCCACATTCTATATTTCCTGATGGATACCATTGTAATCCTGAGCTACCACTTCCCTTTACCCATCTTGCAAATCAAAAAAATTACCTTGCGCTGTATCATTCAGGTATTTATGCAGATGCTGAGCTTAGAAATTGGTTTGTAGTTAACTATAAAAGTATCACTGGAAAGAAACCTGATATGGGAAAAAGTTGTGTTCGGTTTAAGAATATGCAAACTATTCCTTATGATCTTATAGGTGAGCTTATGACCAGAATGACCATTGAGGAATGGATCACACTTTATCAAAATCGTTGA
- a CDS encoding MFS transporter: MPELISVFELSSNALSLLTSAVQSGFILGTLLFAFLSISDKFSPTLVFFLCAIFGSIFNLSTILEENNLYSLMIFRFLVGFSLAGIYPVGMKIASDHFEKGLGRSLGFLVGALVLGTGFPHLLKATSETVQLSWNVVIISTSTLALLGGLLLKMLVPDGPFRKPHQAKNSANILKLFRNSNFRSAAFGYFGHMWELYAFWAFVPLMLKIYNNLHPDSISNIPLYSFLIIGSGAVACAISGILSERFGVARVARIALIFSGVCCLISPLLMLFASEVFFIIFLIFWGVMVIADSPLFSTLIARSAPAEGRGTALTLVNSIGYAITIVSIQVVDISQDLFPQQYIFLVLAAGPILGVLYIKNFRSKSL; the protein is encoded by the coding sequence ATGCCAGAGCTAATTTCAGTATTCGAGTTATCTTCCAATGCTCTAAGCTTACTTACCTCTGCCGTACAATCTGGATTTATTCTCGGGACCTTATTGTTTGCTTTTTTAAGCATTTCAGATAAGTTCTCTCCAACACTTGTTTTTTTTCTGTGTGCCATTTTCGGTTCAATTTTCAATCTCTCCACGATCTTGGAAGAGAACAACCTGTATAGTCTAATGATTTTTAGGTTTCTGGTAGGATTCTCCCTGGCAGGCATCTATCCGGTTGGGATGAAAATAGCTTCAGATCACTTCGAGAAAGGATTGGGCAGATCTCTGGGGTTTCTGGTGGGCGCACTGGTTCTGGGTACTGGTTTTCCTCATTTATTAAAAGCTACCAGCGAAACTGTGCAGTTGAGCTGGAATGTGGTGATCATTAGCACAAGCACATTGGCGCTTCTGGGCGGACTTCTCCTCAAGATGCTGGTTCCCGACGGACCATTTCGGAAACCTCATCAGGCTAAAAATTCTGCTAATATTCTCAAACTCTTCCGTAATTCTAATTTTCGAAGCGCTGCATTCGGGTATTTTGGCCATATGTGGGAACTCTACGCCTTTTGGGCTTTTGTGCCTCTTATGTTGAAGATTTACAATAATTTACATCCTGATAGTATTTCGAATATTCCTCTTTATAGTTTTCTCATTATTGGTTCTGGAGCGGTGGCTTGTGCTATCAGTGGTATTTTATCTGAAAGATTCGGCGTGGCTCGTGTTGCCAGAATAGCATTGATCTTTTCAGGAGTATGTTGTCTCATATCTCCTTTGCTAATGTTATTTGCTTCGGAAGTGTTCTTTATTATTTTTCTGATCTTCTGGGGTGTAATGGTCATTGCCGATTCTCCATTATTTTCAACACTTATCGCAAGATCTGCTCCTGCTGAAGGTCGGGGAACTGCACTTACCTTAGTCAACTCTATAGGATATGCGATCACTATCGTGAGTATCCAGGTTGTCGATATAAGTCAGGATCTATTTCCGCAGCAATATATCTTCCTGGTACTCGCTGCAGGTCCTATTCTGGGTGTTCTTTACATCAAAAACTTCAGAAGTAAAAGTTTATAA
- a CDS encoding alpha/beta fold hydrolase → MKSTSFLIIFLAAILNVNAQQEPTEYSIEQFYENTRVSGGSFSPDESKILISSDESGIFNLYEIDISDGSKTAVTNSENESLFAVDYVPGSGDILYSADKGGNEINHLYLLKPDGTSKDLTPGENEKAEFGGWNDTNSAMYYLSNKRDAQFFDVYTMEIGSWEPKMLYKNDKGYMVSDISASGKYLVLSNEITTSENQLFLLSTETEELTEISKPGFYYSGTGFNKDETELYYTTNHGGEFSRLMVYNLDTKESDVIYETNWDVMYSSLSENDTYRVIAINEDGANKLLLWENASQTPLELPEIKDGNIVAANFSDSEELLRLTVGTSKTPNNIYVYNIETKEIKKLTCTLNPEIDPDNLVSAEVVRYKSFDGLEIPAIYYKPLNATADNKKPALVWVHGGPGGQSRVGYFALLQYLVNHGYAVLAVNNRGSSGYGASFYKMDDKNHGEKDLQDVIYGKKWLASQDYINEDQIGIIGGSYGGYMTMAAMTFEPDEFEVGVNIFGVTNWLRTLKSIPPYWESFRKALYDELGDPTTKDSIRLKKISPLFHAENVKNPIMVLQGANDPRVLQVESDEIVEAVKANDVPVEYMVFPDEGHGFIKKENEIKGYRQILAFLDKYLKDEDVTMPDNALKD, encoded by the coding sequence ATGAAATCGACCAGTTTCCTTATTATTTTTCTTGCTGCCATACTAAATGTAAATGCTCAGCAAGAACCTACAGAATATAGTATTGAGCAATTCTATGAAAACACTCGTGTTTCGGGTGGTAGTTTTTCTCCAGATGAATCAAAAATCCTGATAAGCAGTGATGAATCGGGCATATTTAATCTATATGAAATAGATATTTCAGATGGAAGCAAGACTGCTGTAACAAATTCTGAAAACGAATCTTTATTCGCGGTGGATTATGTACCAGGCTCAGGCGACATATTATATTCCGCAGATAAAGGAGGGAACGAAATTAACCATTTATACCTGTTAAAACCGGATGGAACCTCTAAGGACCTGACTCCGGGAGAAAATGAAAAGGCCGAGTTCGGTGGCTGGAACGATACTAATTCTGCCATGTATTATCTTTCAAACAAGCGAGACGCGCAATTTTTTGACGTATATACTATGGAAATTGGTAGTTGGGAACCAAAAATGCTCTATAAGAATGACAAAGGTTATATGGTTTCTGATATATCAGCTTCGGGAAAATACCTTGTATTATCTAATGAGATCACTACCAGCGAAAATCAACTATTCTTACTTAGCACAGAGACGGAGGAACTGACTGAAATATCCAAACCGGGATTCTATTATAGTGGTACAGGTTTTAACAAAGATGAGACAGAGCTCTACTATACAACCAATCACGGTGGTGAGTTTAGCCGATTAATGGTTTATAATCTGGATACGAAGGAGTCTGATGTGATTTACGAAACGAACTGGGATGTAATGTATAGCAGTCTGAGTGAAAATGACACTTATAGAGTGATCGCTATTAACGAAGACGGGGCAAATAAATTACTATTGTGGGAAAATGCAAGCCAGACTCCATTGGAATTACCAGAAATCAAGGATGGTAATATTGTGGCTGCAAATTTTTCTGATAGTGAAGAGCTATTAAGACTTACGGTTGGAACTTCTAAAACCCCAAATAACATTTACGTTTACAATATTGAGACTAAGGAAATTAAAAAATTAACCTGCACTTTAAATCCGGAAATAGATCCAGACAACCTGGTTTCTGCAGAGGTGGTAAGATATAAATCATTTGATGGTTTGGAAATACCTGCGATCTATTACAAACCTCTCAATGCTACTGCAGATAATAAAAAACCGGCCCTGGTATGGGTACATGGTGGACCCGGTGGTCAATCCCGTGTAGGGTATTTTGCCCTTTTACAATATTTAGTGAATCATGGATACGCTGTCCTCGCCGTAAACAACCGGGGTAGTAGTGGTTATGGAGCTAGCTTTTATAAGATGGATGACAAAAATCATGGAGAAAAAGATCTTCAGGATGTGATCTATGGAAAGAAATGGCTGGCATCCCAGGATTATATCAATGAAGACCAGATTGGAATCATTGGCGGTAGTTACGGAGGTTATATGACCATGGCCGCGATGACCTTCGAACCAGATGAGTTTGAAGTGGGTGTAAACATTTTTGGGGTCACCAACTGGTTAAGAACTTTAAAATCTATTCCGCCTTATTGGGAATCCTTTAGGAAAGCACTTTATGATGAATTAGGCGATCCTACTACAAAAGATTCCATCAGACTTAAAAAGATCTCTCCTCTGTTCCATGCTGAAAATGTAAAGAACCCGATCATGGTTTTACAGGGCGCCAATGACCCACGAGTACTGCAGGTTGAATCTGATGAAATCGTGGAGGCAGTAAAAGCGAACGATGTTCCTGTGGAATATATGGTCTTCCCAGATGAAGGTCACGGCTTCATTAAGAAAGAAAATGAGATCAAAGGATACCGGCAAATTCTTGCATTTCTGGACAAGTATTTAAAAGACGAGGATGTAACGATGCCAGATAATGCATTAAAAGATTAA
- a CDS encoding cupin domain-containing protein, whose product MKKVNIQEKLDQFQDHWNPRIVGELNGQQVKLAKLKGEFIWHAHDDEDELFWVISGVLKIEFRDSSVTLNPGEFIVVPKGVEHKPIAKNEVQVMLFEPAATKHTGNEKHELTNNYQQYL is encoded by the coding sequence ATGAAAAAAGTCAATATTCAGGAAAAATTAGACCAGTTTCAGGATCACTGGAATCCCAGAATTGTTGGAGAATTGAATGGACAGCAGGTGAAGCTAGCTAAGCTCAAAGGTGAGTTTATCTGGCATGCGCATGATGATGAAGACGAATTATTTTGGGTCATTTCGGGAGTGCTAAAGATCGAGTTTCGGGATAGCTCTGTCACCCTTAATCCTGGTGAGTTCATCGTTGTTCCAAAGGGAGTTGAGCATAAGCCAATAGCTAAAAATGAAGTTCAGGTAATGTTATTTGAACCGGCAGCGACGAAACATACCGGGAATGAAAAACACGAACTCACCAATAATTATCAGCAATATCTATAG